In a single window of the Pseudogemmatithrix spongiicola genome:
- a CDS encoding VPS10 domain-containing protein — protein MRASSSFALLLALPLALAAQGRPGARPAAAGPNTTQADSGGGALPNSALSAFRFRAIGPATYSGRIGDIAVAPDKKTWYVGVASGGVWKTENAGTTWAPIFDSQQDVYSVGTVVLDPKDPNTVWVGTGENNAQRSVSYGNGIYKSEDGGRTWRNMGLKESEHIGRIAFDPRDSKVMYVAAQGPLFSEGGERGLYKTTDGGETWTNILKGTRWAGVNDVLVDPNNPDILLASTWQRHRHFFGYLAGGPESGLHRSTDGGKTWKQVSGVPNGEGRIGLARSPSHPHVVYAIAEAGGQRGGTFRSDDGGASWRRQGSYATIGLYYQEIFVDPVNPDRVYSMDVRTQVSNDAGRTFSALGEDGKHVDNHALWADPDDPEHLLIGSDGGLYESFDGGRTYKFFANLPLAQFYKIDISREAPFYLVCGGTQDNYSFCGPTRTNNDNGIRNSDWFVTNGGDGFQSRVDPADPNTIYAESQNGGLTRFDRRTGEGVNIVPQPAPGEPASRFNWDSPLIISPHNRTRLYFGSQRLWRSNDRGDSWTAISPDLTRNLSRPELKMQGRVWSVDAVSRNTSTAFYGNLSAVDESPRVEGLIYAGTDDGLIQVTEDGGANWRRIDRLPGVPDTSYIADIVASAHDANTVYASVINYQRGDFKPYVLRSTDRGRTWTSIAGNLPARGSVHVIAEDPKMKGLLFAGTEFGLFVSIDDGARWQAMRGGMPPISIRDIAIHPEMDDLVVATFGRGIFVLDDYSALRALTPELLRAEAALLPSRAAHLFMQDSPLGGNGVSFQGASHYFANNPPVGAAITYHLRSQYRSARQQREQREQGLNRSGADVPFPGREALKAEQEEEAPSVEVEITDASGAVVSRFDGTNTAGTNRVVWNLRWPGVNPVGAQQQGGFGGGGGGGGGGGAAGGANGPRGGNGPFVVPGTYRVQLFKRVAGQRTAITQPSTFEVKLLPNAPVTVADRERALQYQRRAQELQRVVLGTNAVMAEVSTRLDALQQAVERITKPTTLDADVRAAIARLRGIREQLSGDNTPGRYSEPVAQSLLGRMNRAASFGETLGVPTQTQQQQLEIVAREFPAIKQALDAFFANDLARLEREAEAQGAPWTPGRRM, from the coding sequence ATGCGCGCGTCCTCGAGTTTCGCTCTCCTGCTCGCCCTCCCGCTGGCGCTGGCCGCCCAAGGCCGTCCCGGTGCCCGTCCGGCCGCGGCTGGCCCCAATACCACACAGGCCGACTCCGGCGGCGGCGCCCTGCCCAATTCGGCGCTGAGCGCCTTCCGCTTCCGCGCCATCGGCCCCGCCACGTACTCCGGCCGCATCGGCGACATCGCCGTCGCGCCCGACAAGAAGACCTGGTATGTCGGGGTCGCCTCCGGCGGCGTCTGGAAGACCGAGAACGCCGGCACCACCTGGGCGCCGATCTTCGATAGCCAGCAGGATGTGTACTCCGTGGGCACCGTCGTGCTGGATCCCAAGGATCCGAACACCGTGTGGGTCGGCACCGGCGAGAACAACGCGCAGCGCTCGGTCAGCTACGGCAACGGCATCTACAAGTCCGAGGACGGCGGCCGCACCTGGCGGAACATGGGCCTCAAGGAGTCCGAGCACATCGGACGCATCGCCTTCGACCCGCGCGATTCCAAGGTGATGTACGTCGCCGCGCAGGGCCCGCTGTTCTCCGAAGGCGGAGAGCGCGGCCTCTACAAGACCACCGACGGCGGCGAGACCTGGACCAACATCCTCAAAGGCACGCGTTGGGCCGGAGTGAACGACGTGCTCGTGGACCCCAACAACCCAGACATCCTGCTCGCCTCGACTTGGCAGCGGCATCGCCACTTCTTCGGCTACCTCGCCGGCGGACCGGAGAGCGGCCTGCACCGCTCCACCGACGGCGGCAAGACCTGGAAGCAAGTCAGCGGCGTGCCGAACGGCGAAGGCCGCATCGGCCTCGCGCGTTCGCCCTCGCATCCGCACGTCGTGTATGCGATTGCGGAAGCTGGTGGCCAGCGCGGCGGAACGTTTCGCTCCGACGATGGCGGTGCGAGCTGGCGGCGGCAGGGCAGCTACGCGACGATCGGTCTCTACTACCAAGAGATCTTCGTCGATCCGGTGAATCCGGACCGCGTCTACTCCATGGACGTGCGCACGCAGGTCTCCAACGACGCTGGCCGCACCTTCAGCGCGCTCGGCGAGGACGGCAAGCACGTCGACAATCACGCGCTCTGGGCCGATCCCGACGATCCGGAACACCTGCTCATCGGCTCCGACGGTGGCCTCTACGAGAGCTTTGACGGCGGCCGCACGTACAAGTTCTTCGCGAACCTTCCGCTCGCACAGTTCTACAAGATCGACATCAGCCGCGAGGCACCGTTCTACCTCGTCTGCGGCGGCACGCAGGACAACTACTCGTTCTGCGGCCCGACGCGCACCAACAACGACAACGGTATCCGGAACTCCGACTGGTTCGTCACCAACGGCGGCGACGGCTTCCAGAGCCGCGTCGATCCCGCGGATCCGAACACCATCTACGCCGAGTCGCAGAACGGCGGCCTCACGCGCTTCGACCGCCGCACGGGCGAGGGCGTGAACATCGTCCCGCAGCCGGCGCCCGGCGAGCCGGCCTCGCGCTTCAACTGGGACTCGCCGCTCATCATCTCGCCGCACAACCGCACGCGCCTCTACTTCGGTTCGCAGCGGCTGTGGCGCTCGAACGACCGCGGCGATTCGTGGACGGCCATCTCGCCGGACCTGACGCGCAACCTCTCGCGGCCCGAACTCAAGATGCAGGGCCGCGTGTGGAGCGTGGACGCCGTCTCGCGGAATACGTCGACGGCCTTCTACGGCAATCTCTCAGCCGTCGATGAGTCGCCACGCGTGGAAGGCCTCATCTATGCCGGCACCGATGATGGACTCATTCAGGTGACCGAGGACGGCGGCGCCAACTGGCGTCGCATCGATCGCCTACCCGGCGTGCCGGACACCTCGTACATCGCCGACATCGTCGCGTCGGCCCATGACGCCAACACGGTCTACGCCTCGGTCATCAACTACCAGCGCGGCGACTTCAAGCCCTACGTGCTGCGTTCCACCGATCGCGGCCGCACCTGGACGTCCATCGCCGGCAACCTCCCCGCGCGCGGCAGCGTGCACGTGATCGCAGAGGACCCGAAGATGAAGGGCCTGCTCTTCGCGGGCACCGAGTTCGGGCTCTTCGTCTCGATCGACGACGGCGCGCGCTGGCAGGCCATGCGCGGCGGTATGCCGCCCATCTCCATCCGTGACATCGCCATCCATCCGGAGATGGACGACCTCGTCGTCGCCACCTTCGGACGCGGCATCTTCGTCCTCGACGACTATTCCGCGCTGCGCGCGCTGACGCCGGAGCTGCTGCGCGCCGAGGCGGCGCTGCTCCCAAGCCGTGCAGCGCACCTCTTCATGCAGGATTCGCCGCTCGGCGGCAACGGCGTCAGCTTCCAGGGCGCGAGCCATTACTTCGCCAACAACCCGCCGGTCGGCGCGGCCATCACGTACCACCTGCGCAGCCAGTACCGCTCGGCGCGGCAGCAGCGTGAGCAGCGCGAGCAAGGCCTCAATCGCTCGGGTGCGGACGTGCCCTTTCCGGGCCGGGAGGCACTGAAGGCTGAGCAGGAGGAAGAGGCGCCATCGGTCGAGGTCGAGATTACCGATGCCAGCGGCGCGGTCGTCTCGCGCTTCGACGGGACCAACACGGCGGGAACCAACCGCGTCGTGTGGAACCTGCGCTGGCCCGGCGTGAATCCGGTCGGCGCTCAGCAGCAGGGCGGCTTCGGGGGCGGCGGCGGTGGTGGCGGCGGTGGCGGAGCTGCCGGCGGCGCCAATGGGCCGCGCGGCGGCAACGGACCCTTCGTCGTCCCCGGCACGTATCGCGTACAGCTCTTCAAGCGCGTGGCGGGCCAGCGGACGGCCATCACGCAGCCCAGCACCTTCGAGGTCAAGCTGCTGCCGAATGCACCCGTGACCGTCGCGGACCGCGAACGTGCCCTGCAGTATCAGCGCCGCGCGCAGGAGCTCCAGCGCGTGGTACTCGGTACCAACGCGGTGATGGCCGAGGTGAGCACGCGGCTCGATGCGCTGCAGCAGGCCGTGGAGCGCATCACCAAGCCGACCACGCTGGACGCCGACGTGCGCGCGGCCATCGCGCGCCTGCGCGGCATCCGCGAGCAGTTGAGCGGCGACAACACGCCGGGGCGGTACTCGGAACCCGTCGCGCAGTCGTTGCTCGGCCGCATGAACCGCGCCGCCAGCTTCGGCGAGACACTCGGCGTGCCGACGCAGACCCAGCAACAGCAGCTGGAGATCGTCGCGCGGGAGTTCCCGGCCATCAAGCAGGCGCTCGACGCGTTCTTCGCCAACGACCTCGCCCGCCTCGAGCGCGAGGCCGAGGCGCAGGGCGCGCCGTGGACGCCCGGGCGGCGGATGTAA
- a CDS encoding PDZ domain-containing protein: MMTPTTLRAAVLFAALPLAAADAQQVRVFSGSPREIEIIRGSVVMDRPVLGLTLVDDSERADTLGLRVSDVTPESPAQKAGLKAGDRLQSINGTSLRANRADAGEDDYDGVLMRRLQREMEKVKAGDTVRLQVLSEGRSREVRVVPVRADELYQNERSLLRRRVADDRPVIGVTTSPSGNARDTLGVFVSAVTEDGPAAKAGIIEGDRIAAVNGVSLRVAREDAGDAQVAMAKANRLRSELAKVENGQSVELTVVSAGRSRTVRVTPVLSSTLPGNEGGFFMWTTPPVPPTPPVQPVAPTAPTRGRVMLRDVRVL, encoded by the coding sequence ATGATGACCCCGACAACCCTCCGTGCCGCCGTCCTGTTCGCGGCGCTTCCCCTCGCGGCCGCCGACGCGCAGCAGGTGCGCGTCTTCTCCGGATCGCCGCGCGAGATCGAAATCATCCGTGGATCCGTGGTGATGGATCGCCCGGTGCTCGGACTCACGCTCGTCGACGACAGCGAGCGTGCCGATACCCTCGGCCTGCGCGTCAGCGACGTGACGCCGGAGTCGCCGGCGCAGAAGGCCGGCCTCAAGGCGGGCGACCGGCTGCAGAGCATCAACGGTACCTCGCTGCGCGCCAATCGTGCCGACGCGGGCGAAGATGACTACGACGGCGTCTTGATGCGCCGGCTGCAGCGCGAGATGGAGAAGGTGAAGGCGGGCGACACCGTGCGCCTGCAGGTGCTGAGCGAGGGCCGCTCGCGCGAGGTCCGCGTGGTGCCGGTGCGCGCCGACGAACTCTACCAGAACGAACGCAGCCTGCTCCGCCGTCGCGTGGCGGATGACCGACCGGTGATCGGCGTGACGACCTCGCCGAGCGGCAATGCGCGTGACACCCTCGGCGTGTTCGTGAGCGCGGTGACCGAGGACGGTCCGGCGGCGAAGGCCGGCATCATCGAAGGCGATCGCATCGCCGCGGTCAACGGCGTCTCGCTGCGCGTGGCGCGCGAGGATGCGGGTGATGCGCAGGTCGCGATGGCGAAGGCGAACCGCCTGCGCAGCGAGCTGGCGAAGGTGGAGAACGGCCAGTCGGTGGAGCTCACGGTCGTCAGCGCTGGCCGCAGCCGCACGGTGCGTGTGACGCCGGTGCTCTCGAGCACGCTGCCGGGCAACGAGGGCGGATTCTTCATGTGGACCACGCCGCCGGTGCCGCCCACCCCGCCGGTGCAGCCGGTCGCGCCGACGGCCCCGACGCGCGGGCGGGTGATGCTCAGGGACGTGCGAGTACTGTGA
- a CDS encoding RagB/SusD family nutrient uptake outer membrane protein has protein sequence MRTLTRKGIVALGALLALGCNSLDVTNPNAPDASRALSDPDAVEAIAGGTLISFYNTYNGLQAVGPLTTQARSHTASWNNFNMNFYSSVDGDGTRNTRSWQNDPAAAGRTSIEWYWEGYYSVAATAMDVLVAIRNNNLVIGNAARTARAEAVAELMLGAALGQIALNYDKGYFIDENADLGALSYVHRSVLRDSAVAKLQSAAAIATANTFTVPDAWHGDGGDYTNVDIARLANTVAAMTLAYWPRTEAENASVNWAQVATFAAAGLTQDFVFVGDGCASICPMMQSWTNDIFGIRVHTRVANLLDPVTQATPYPDGGNAQPNSPDRRLGDGSFGTADMEGDYGTVARTANAGTDFAWSGYEAFFASRGQYHQSNIGHIRWDASGTQDLNSIYSGYGPVPLIMSAQNDLIHAEALARANTNLTLAATLINRTRVTRGGLSAATAGEGAASLLDKIMYENEIELLSQGASVFYVRRRATNGLLVGTPREMPVPAKELGVKNEALYTWGGSGAANSSPTP, from the coding sequence ATGCGCACCCTGACTCGCAAGGGGATCGTGGCCCTTGGCGCCCTTCTGGCCCTTGGCTGCAACTCCCTCGATGTGACCAACCCGAATGCGCCCGACGCCAGCCGCGCACTCTCCGACCCCGACGCCGTCGAAGCGATCGCGGGCGGCACCCTCATCTCGTTCTACAACACGTATAACGGGCTGCAGGCCGTCGGTCCGCTCACGACGCAGGCGCGCTCGCACACTGCGTCGTGGAACAACTTCAACATGAACTTCTACTCGTCGGTCGACGGCGACGGCACGCGCAACACACGCAGCTGGCAGAACGACCCGGCCGCCGCCGGCCGTACGAGCATCGAGTGGTACTGGGAGGGCTACTACTCCGTCGCCGCCACGGCCATGGACGTGCTCGTCGCGATTCGCAACAACAACCTTGTCATCGGCAATGCGGCCCGCACGGCGCGCGCCGAGGCCGTTGCCGAGCTGATGCTCGGCGCCGCGCTTGGCCAGATCGCCCTGAACTACGACAAGGGCTATTTCATCGACGAGAACGCGGACCTCGGCGCCCTCTCGTATGTGCACCGCTCCGTGCTCCGCGACTCGGCCGTCGCGAAGCTGCAGAGCGCCGCGGCCATCGCCACCGCTAACACCTTCACCGTGCCCGATGCCTGGCACGGCGACGGCGGCGATTACACCAACGTCGACATCGCGCGGCTCGCCAACACGGTGGCGGCGATGACGTTGGCCTACTGGCCCCGCACCGAAGCCGAGAACGCCTCCGTGAACTGGGCACAGGTCGCCACGTTCGCCGCGGCGGGCCTCACGCAGGACTTCGTCTTCGTCGGCGACGGCTGCGCCTCGATCTGCCCCATGATGCAGTCGTGGACCAACGACATCTTTGGCATCCGCGTGCACACGCGCGTCGCCAACCTGCTCGACCCGGTGACGCAGGCCACGCCGTATCCCGATGGCGGCAACGCCCAGCCGAACTCGCCGGACCGCCGCCTCGGCGACGGTTCCTTTGGTACCGCGGACATGGAAGGTGACTACGGCACGGTGGCACGTACCGCCAACGCCGGCACTGACTTCGCCTGGTCGGGCTACGAGGCGTTCTTCGCCTCGCGCGGCCAGTACCACCAGTCGAACATCGGCCACATCCGTTGGGACGCCTCTGGTACTCAGGACCTGAACTCGATTTACTCAGGCTACGGTCCAGTTCCGCTCATCATGAGCGCCCAGAATGACCTGATCCACGCCGAGGCCCTCGCGCGCGCGAACACCAACCTCACGCTCGCGGCCACGCTCATCAACCGCACCCGCGTGACGCGTGGCGGGCTCTCCGCCGCCACCGCCGGCGAAGGTGCCGCGTCACTGCTCGACAAGATCATGTACGAGAACGAGATCGAGCTGCTCTCACAGGGCGCATCCGTGTTCTACGTGCGGCGCCGCGCGACGAACGGCCTGCTCGTCGGGACGCCGCGCGAGATGCCCGTGCCGGCCAAGGAACTCGGCGTGAAGAACGAAGCCCTCTACACCTGGGGCGGCAGCGGCGCAGCCAACTCCTCGCCGACGCCGTGA
- a CDS encoding SusC/RagA family TonB-linked outer membrane protein translates to MFALATLLLTSSALAAQSTISGRVTTGGGPLENALVALPELPGASARTDAQGNYRIVANVPDGQSVIVLARAVGYKPSRITITISGRAGTANFQLERDVLNLDQMVVTGTSDAISTRKTAFSVGVVDAAQLKEVPATSALGGINGRVAGATVSAPSGAPGTAPAIRLRGATSLTGRQDPLVIIDGTITRISLADINSEDIERIEVIKGAAASSLYGSDAANGVIQIFTKSGRQLSEGRTEITVRNEFGQNAIRRTIPNNMSHAFQLNPDGSFRLDGSGNRIPEADGISDNPYPEYFNQLEQVYSPGTFMTNYISVGQRRGNASINASFQNSRDQGVLNLVDGFTRRNFRVNASVALSDRLDFQTGAFFGTSTADNTDGEGAGSAFFGLRMLEPNIDLERDGANGEPYDPRVRQPGRTGNVSNPLYTAYLTDNTIDRTRFTGFGKVNFRVLDWLTAEANANFDTGNNRSKNFTPLGFTNSSGNVDDGSLFMASSETRAYNLGASLTSVRRFGDFTNTTKAAWVYEDQRNLQLTVFAPSFQVPRVPEFSGIVRGPSAPVAPGSFTQDIRNNNVFLVSTFDYKEKLIVDGLVRQDQSSLFGKDQRSAIYGRGSIAYRVSEDFTLPGVDEFKLRASFGTAGLRPVYDAQYEQFALVGGVPVKVTLGNPNLRPAQSRETEVGFNIDFLRNYTLEYSYSDKLTTDQILQVPVSAVTGYQNQWLNAGSLKAITHEIAVGAVLMQTQNFFWRLNIAADRTRQTVESLNVAPFLVGPDPTDDNTAIFRIAPGETFGVVYGSRWIRTPQELQQTIARGGLTGTAADYVRNEEGYFVRASQWRTSAEVPLRYVDENGSNVMQIADVNPDFNLAFNTQATWKGLSISAVVNWVQGGDIYNYTRQWPIFDLRDPVIDQRGKPEVEKKPVGYYSAFYNNFDPSTFFVEDGSYIRLRELAINYSLPSALTERVGLGGRTVRLGLVGRNLLTFTNYSGYDPEVAGPGGGNPFAYRVDYFTYPVFRTLTAMVEIGF, encoded by the coding sequence TTGTTCGCCCTCGCCACGCTGCTGCTCACGAGCAGCGCCTTGGCCGCACAATCCACCATCAGCGGGCGCGTGACGACGGGCGGAGGCCCGCTCGAGAACGCGCTCGTTGCGCTTCCGGAGCTTCCGGGGGCCTCCGCCCGCACCGATGCGCAGGGCAACTATCGCATCGTGGCGAACGTGCCCGACGGCCAGAGCGTGATCGTCCTCGCCCGCGCCGTCGGCTACAAGCCCAGCCGCATCACGATCACCATCAGTGGTCGCGCCGGCACCGCCAACTTCCAGCTGGAGCGCGACGTCCTCAATCTCGACCAGATGGTCGTGACCGGGACGTCGGACGCGATCTCCACGCGCAAGACGGCCTTCTCCGTCGGCGTGGTCGACGCGGCGCAGCTGAAGGAAGTCCCAGCCACGTCGGCGCTCGGCGGCATCAACGGCCGCGTCGCCGGTGCGACGGTTTCGGCCCCGTCCGGCGCACCTGGGACGGCCCCAGCCATCCGCCTCCGCGGCGCCACCTCGCTCACCGGGCGCCAGGACCCGCTCGTCATCATTGACGGGACCATCACGCGCATCTCCCTCGCCGACATCAATTCGGAGGACATAGAGCGCATCGAGGTGATTAAGGGTGCCGCCGCGAGCTCGCTGTATGGGTCGGACGCCGCGAATGGCGTCATCCAGATCTTCACCAAGAGTGGACGGCAGCTGTCAGAAGGCCGCACCGAGATCACGGTGCGCAACGAGTTCGGCCAGAACGCAATCCGTCGCACTATCCCGAACAACATGTCGCACGCCTTCCAGCTGAATCCGGACGGCTCGTTCCGGCTGGACGGGTCTGGAAACCGGATTCCCGAGGCGGACGGCATTTCGGACAACCCGTACCCTGAGTACTTCAACCAGCTCGAGCAGGTGTACAGCCCCGGCACGTTCATGACGAACTACATCTCCGTCGGCCAGCGCCGTGGGAATGCGTCCATCAACGCGTCGTTTCAGAACTCGCGCGACCAAGGCGTCCTCAATCTCGTCGACGGGTTCACGCGCCGGAACTTCCGCGTGAATGCCAGCGTCGCACTCTCTGACCGCCTCGACTTTCAGACTGGCGCGTTCTTTGGCACGTCGACGGCTGACAACACGGACGGTGAGGGTGCCGGGTCCGCGTTCTTCGGCCTCCGCATGCTCGAGCCGAACATTGACCTTGAGCGCGACGGCGCGAACGGCGAACCCTACGATCCGCGTGTGCGCCAGCCGGGCCGCACAGGCAACGTTTCGAACCCCCTCTACACCGCGTACTTGACCGACAATACGATCGACCGCACGCGCTTCACAGGCTTCGGTAAAGTCAACTTCCGTGTGCTCGACTGGCTCACGGCCGAGGCGAACGCCAACTTCGACACCGGCAATAACCGTAGCAAGAACTTCACACCGCTGGGTTTCACGAACTCGTCCGGCAATGTCGACGACGGCTCGCTGTTCATGGCGTCCTCCGAGACCCGCGCGTACAACCTCGGCGCTTCGCTCACGTCCGTGCGCCGCTTCGGCGACTTCACAAACACCACCAAGGCCGCGTGGGTCTATGAAGACCAGCGGAACCTGCAGCTGACGGTCTTCGCGCCGTCGTTCCAGGTCCCGCGCGTACCAGAGTTCTCGGGCATCGTCCGCGGCCCGTCGGCGCCGGTGGCCCCGGGTTCGTTCACGCAGGACATCCGCAACAACAACGTCTTCCTCGTCAGCACCTTCGACTACAAGGAAAAGCTGATCGTCGACGGCCTCGTTCGGCAGGACCAGTCCTCGCTGTTCGGCAAGGACCAGCGCTCGGCCATCTATGGCCGCGGCTCGATCGCCTACCGCGTGTCGGAGGACTTCACGCTGCCGGGTGTCGATGAGTTCAAGCTCCGCGCCTCGTTCGGTACGGCCGGCCTGCGCCCCGTGTACGACGCGCAGTACGAGCAGTTCGCCCTCGTCGGCGGCGTGCCGGTAAAGGTGACGCTCGGCAACCCCAACCTCCGCCCCGCGCAGTCCCGTGAGACCGAAGTCGGCTTCAACATCGACTTCCTCCGCAATTACACGCTCGAGTACTCGTACTCGGACAAGCTGACGACGGACCAGATTCTCCAGGTCCCGGTTTCGGCCGTTACGGGCTACCAGAATCAGTGGCTCAACGCCGGTTCTCTAAAGGCAATCACGCACGAGATCGCGGTGGGCGCCGTCTTGATGCAGACCCAGAACTTCTTCTGGCGCCTCAACATCGCGGCCGACCGCACCCGTCAGACTGTTGAGTCTCTGAACGTTGCGCCTTTCCTCGTCGGTCCGGACCCCACCGACGACAACACGGCCATCTTCCGGATCGCGCCCGGGGAGACCTTCGGCGTCGTCTACGGCTCGCGCTGGATTCGCACGCCGCAGGAATTGCAGCAGACCATTGCGCGCGGTGGTCTCACGGGCACGGCGGCTGACTACGTCCGCAACGAGGAAGGCTACTTCGTGCGTGCTTCGCAGTGGCGCACCTCCGCCGAGGTTCCGCTCCGTTACGTGGATGAGAACGGGTCCAACGTCATGCAGATCGCCGACGTGAATCCGGACTTCAACCTCGCGTTCAACACGCAGGCGACGTGGAAAGGCCTGTCGATCTCAGCTGTGGTCAACTGGGTTCAGGGCGGCGACATCTACAACTACACCCGCCAGTGGCCGATCTTCGACCTCCGCGATCCGGTCATCGACCAGCGCGGCAAGCCGGAAGTTGAGAAAAAGCCTGTGGGCTACTACTCGGCGTTCTACAACAACTTCGACCCGTCGACGTTCTTCGTCGAAGACGGCTCGTACATCCGCCTCCGCGAGCTCGCCATCAATTACTCGCTGCCGTCGGCGCTCACCGAACGCGTCGGCCTCGGCGGCCGCACGGTCCGCCTCGGCCTCGTCGGCCGCAACCTCTTGACGTTCACCAACTATTCGGGCTACGACCCCGAAGTCGCTGGCCCGGGCGGCGGCAACCCCTTTGCCTATCGCGTCGACTACTTCACGTACCCCGTCTTCCGCACGCTGACGGCCATGGTGGAGATCGGCTTCTAA
- a CDS encoding carboxypeptidase regulatory-like domain-containing protein translates to MRSPLLSLLRFGVCCAALFWADAEAAGQRAPERRGAPAQSAPSLPGRFFGTVVDASTKRPIAGARISSPSLSAITVTDSVGRFDIPVVPPGLVRFYVVAAEFPRANVTLAFASGEEMERVLELDSTSVAPTPARDGTAQALPEVTVEATPLAPVWLRDFERRRETGRGQYVTRDEITRRNYNRLSDIVQTMRGVTMDCGGGGSGCQIRMVRAPMQCYPEYWIDGQLNNAWGPVIPVRDIEAMEVYTGPTDTPGEFAGRNAGCGTIVIWTSGGPRRRRP, encoded by the coding sequence GTGCGTTCCCCTCTGCTGTCACTTCTGCGGTTCGGTGTCTGCTGCGCGGCCCTGTTCTGGGCCGACGCCGAGGCTGCGGGCCAGCGCGCGCCTGAGCGGCGCGGGGCCCCGGCGCAGAGCGCACCGAGCCTTCCCGGCCGGTTCTTCGGCACCGTCGTCGATGCCTCCACGAAGCGACCCATCGCCGGGGCGCGCATCTCCTCGCCGAGCCTGAGCGCCATCACCGTCACGGACTCCGTGGGCCGCTTCGACATCCCGGTCGTGCCGCCGGGCCTCGTCCGCTTCTACGTGGTGGCCGCGGAGTTTCCGCGCGCCAACGTCACCTTGGCGTTCGCCTCCGGCGAGGAGATGGAGCGGGTGCTCGAACTCGACTCGACCTCGGTCGCTCCCACGCCCGCGCGCGACGGCACCGCGCAGGCGCTGCCGGAGGTCACGGTCGAAGCCACCCCCCTCGCGCCCGTGTGGCTGCGGGACTTCGAACGCCGCCGCGAGACGGGACGCGGGCAGTACGTCACGCGCGACGAGATCACACGGCGCAACTACAACCGGCTCTCCGACATCGTGCAAACGATGCGAGGCGTGACCATGGACTGCGGCGGCGGCGGGTCCGGCTGCCAGATCCGCATGGTCCGAGCGCCGATGCAGTGCTATCCGGAATACTGGATCGACGGCCAGCTGAACAACGCCTGGGGGCCCGTGATCCCCGTGCGCGACATCGAGGCGATGGAAGTGTACACGGGCCCCACCGACACGCCCGGCGAGTTCGCCGGGCGCAATGCAGGCTGCGGCACGATCGTGATCTGGACCAGCGGCGGCCCGCGCCGCCGCCGGCCCTGA